The following are encoded together in the bacterium genome:
- a CDS encoding A/G-specific adenine glycosylase: protein MAWYDRERRPLPWRERPSAYGIWVSEIMLQQTTVATVMTRWRPFVARFPDQAALAAAPLEDVLAAWSGLGYYRRARALHEAAREVMRAGGELPRDAAGWRALPGVGPYTAGAVASMACGQRAAAVDTNVSRVLRRLHCRDAAAADALTAAALARLADELVDPDRPGDWNQALMDLGAAVCTPAAPDCGACPLAGGCRARRGGDPAAVAGRRAGPVTTAVVLSLLVVRSGRGLVAVPSGETNGIRCAGLTAPVRVGFAGLHEGLWGLPSTSWYPLAGPVPVEAFAAAWRGTLGEGAAPPEHRGAVRHAITRYRLRAEVFSTTVGAGWTSPAPWVRCAPPRLAALPWSSLAHKALRRAGVSIEI, encoded by the coding sequence TTGGCCTGGTACGACCGCGAACGACGGCCGCTCCCCTGGCGGGAACGGCCGTCGGCCTATGGCATCTGGGTCTCGGAGATCATGCTCCAGCAGACGACCGTCGCGACGGTCATGACGCGGTGGCGCCCGTTCGTCGCGAGGTTCCCCGACCAGGCCGCGCTGGCCGCCGCCCCGCTCGAGGACGTGCTGGCGGCGTGGAGCGGTCTGGGCTATTACCGCCGCGCCCGCGCCCTGCACGAGGCGGCGCGCGAGGTGATGCGCGCCGGCGGCGAGCTCCCGCGCGACGCCGCCGGCTGGCGCGCCCTGCCTGGCGTCGGCCCGTACACGGCCGGCGCGGTGGCGAGCATGGCCTGCGGCCAGCGCGCGGCCGCCGTGGACACCAACGTCTCCCGCGTGCTGCGGCGCCTGCACTGCCGTGACGCCGCTGCCGCCGACGCCCTGACCGCCGCCGCGCTCGCGCGGCTCGCCGACGAGCTCGTGGACCCCGACCGCCCGGGCGACTGGAACCAGGCCCTGATGGACCTGGGCGCGGCGGTCTGCACCCCCGCGGCGCCGGACTGCGGCGCCTGCCCGCTCGCGGGCGGTTGCCGGGCGCGACGCGGCGGCGACCCGGCGGCGGTGGCCGGCCGACGCGCCGGTCCCGTGACCACGGCGGTCGTCCTGTCGCTCCTGGTGGTCCGCAGCGGCCGGGGCCTGGTCGCCGTGCCTTCCGGGGAGACGAACGGCATCCGCTGCGCCGGCTTGACCGCGCCCGTGCGCGTCGGGTTCGCCGGCCTCCACGAGGGTCTCTGGGGGCTGCCGTCGACGTCGTGGTACCCGCTCGCTGGGCCGGTCCCCGTCGAGGCCTTCGCCGCCGCCTGGCGCGGGACACTGGGAGAGGGGGCGGCGCCCCCGGAGCACCGCGGCGCCGTGCGGCACGCGATCACCCGCTACCGCCTGCGCGCGGAGGTGTTCTCGACGACGGTGGGAGCGGGGTGGACCTCGCCCGCGCCCTGGGTCCGCTGCGCCCCGCCGCGGCTGGCCGCGCTCCCCTGGAGCTCGCTGGCGCACAAGGCGCTGCGCCGCGCCGGCGTCTCGATTGAGATTTGA